From the Lathyrus oleraceus cultivar Zhongwan6 chromosome 4, CAAS_Psat_ZW6_1.0, whole genome shotgun sequence genome, one window contains:
- the LOC127136233 gene encoding uncharacterized protein LOC127136233, translating to MQGKSICRVYTLDARKDKGNNVLIAGTCHVNGHPCFVLFDYGETHSFVSIQSMKRHGLKAIPLSPHMVMTTALDDIVETPLIVKMGMDWISANSVFVGCEEKSIIIPPSEATLKDVLTLILEGTIGTVGLLFEKEKFVLLVLTKESSDDLKVAQIPIVCEFPEVFPEDVTFLPLERGVELSIDLVPGTTPISVSPYCMAPLELRELKNQLEELLTKHFI from the exons ATGCAAGGAAAAAGTATTTGTCGGGTTTATACTTTGGATGCAAGGAAGGATAAGGGTAACAATGTGTTGATTGCCGGTACGTGTCATGTAAATGGTCATCCTTGTTTTGTATTGTTTGATTATGGAGAAACACACTCTTTTGTGTCGATTCAATCTATGAAGCGTCATGGTTTGAAAGCAATTCCTTTGTCTCCTCATATGGTGATGACTACTGCCCTGGATGATATTGTAGAGACACCGTTGATTGTGAAAATG GGGATGGATTGGATTTCTGCCAATTCAGTATTTGTTGGGTGTGAAGAGAAATCAATTATCATTCCACCTAGTGAAGCTACTCTAAAGGATGTATTGACTCTTATTTTGGAAGGTACGATTGGCACGGTTGGTCTCTTGTTTGAAAAGGAAAAGTTTGTTCTCTTGGTTCTCACCAAGGAATCAAGTGATGATTTAAAGGTTGCACAAATTCCTATAGTTTGTGAATTTCCAGAAGTTTTCCCTGAAGATGTCACTTTTCTCCCTCTCGAAAGGGGAGTGGAATTATctattgatctggtacctggAACGACCCCAATATCCGTTTCTCCGTATTGTATGGCACCGCTCGAGCTGAGAGAGTTAAAGAATCAATTGGAAGAGTTGTTAACCAAGCATTTCATTTGA